The sequence CTTGATGTACTGGGTCTCAAGTTGTAGCTCGTGCCGCGCATGATCTAAAGCCGCTTCGAGCAATGCATCCGATCCGCTGAAACGCGGATGTTCAAGCGTCATCGCCGTGGTCGAGATCCCCACAACCCGGATCGGTCCAGCTTGGCGGAGCACTAGACGACCAAGAGGGTGAGGCTTGTGAGCCTGCTTCCTGCGTTTCGTGGCAGAGGAAAGATCGACATAGACCCTGCCATCCTCCACTTTTGTCGAGTAGACCGGAACCTGATCTTGCTCATACCCAGATTCCCCATGACCGGTTCGATGATGGAACTTCCAGTAGTGCCAGGGACAGACAACATAATCGCCATCCAGCGTGCCTTCACCTAACGGACCACCAACGTGATTGCAGAATCCGGATATCGCGGTAAATGCGCCATCCTTGTACGTCAGGGCGATAGTTGTTTTTCCGAAAGAGATTGTCTGCAGCGGCTTCCGCTTCAGTTCTTCAACGCTTCCAACATCGGTCCATTCGGCATCCGGCATGAAGTGCTCCTTGGTGCTGACTTTGTTCGGGTCTCCTTCGCCTATAGGGCTCGAACGACATTACTACGAACGACTCTCAAGTTGAAAACGGCTCCATGGATTGCGTCGTCGACCGGCATATCGGAGCCGAGAATCGTCAGACGCGTAGCTCACACATCGAACACAACACTTTTGAAGACAAGTCAAGATCGGCCTCACATACCGAGCTGCTCAAGAATGTTCCGAGCCTCAATCAAGTCGGGAGTGGCAACCCGCTTCTGAAACTGGGAGCAGACGGGATGCAGGACCCGTTTCGCGGCATCCGGCCGGTGCAGTGTTCTCAAGAGTCTGGCCATACTTACCGCGACTCGAAGTTCAAGCATGTTTGCATGCTGATCCTGTGCGACCTTCAGGGCTTCAACAAAACACTGCTCGGCAACGGAGACGGATGGCTCGGACTGTTCCAGCAACAGTTCCCCTTTCAGCCGAAGTAGTTCCGCCTGCCAACAGCGTTCTCCCTGAGAGCATACAAGTTTCAGCGCCTCTGAAAGTACGCTCAAACCTTCATCAATACGTTTCTGGCGCAAATAGAGTTCTGCGAGCAGCGACAATGTAAACGTGTTATTGAGACTTGCACCAGCGGCTCGGGTAGCGGAGAGGCCCTTTACGAACCTGTCGAGTCCTTGCTCTTCCCCCTTTTCAGCCAGAGCCCAGCCTTGCAGAGACGTCGCCCAAGCTAAAGGCACTTCAAATGAATATTTTGTCGACAACTCTATGGCTTCTTCGGTGAGATGTAATGTCTTCTCTGCTTCTCGCAGTGTGGAATAGGTCCAGGCCACAGTCGTCAAGGTGAACGCCAGTGTGAAGGGGTGTTCCAACTCTCTTGCCATACCGATGGCCTCCCTCGATAGGACTTCGACTTGATCGACCTCGCCCAATATCCATAGCGCTCTTGCCAGCATAATTCTCGCGGTGATGCCAGGATCCTGAGTATAGGGTAGCGCCTGTGAGCGATGCCGAGCAGGATCATATAGAGACTTTGCCGCAAGCAAATGGGTTTTGGCTTCATTGAACCGGCCAAGAAAGAAATAGGTGGAGCCGACACTCTCGTGCGCGCGAATCAGCATATCCGGGTTGTGTTCACGATTCGCCTGAGACAAGAGATGTTCAGCCAGGTCGCAGGCTGTTGCAAGAGGTCCCCTGACAAGACGGAAGACCCATAACCCCCAATGAGCGAGAAAGTGATGCTCAGAGTCGCGGTTCTTCTGAGAGAGTTCCTTTGCCCTGAGATAATTTCGCTCGATCTCCTCGGAAGCATATCCTTTCACCGTCACCATGGGGGCTCCGCGCGCGATGAGGAGCTCCAACTCCAATGCATCACGTTCCGTATCTGAGGGTAACTCCTTCAGCAAAGCCAATGCGTGATCGAAATGGTTCAGCGCTTCGACATTGGCTGACCGATCCGCGTCTCTTCGAGCTGCAAGTCGCCAATACGTGATGGCCGGACGGGTCAAGCCTGCCTGTTCAAAGTGGTAGGCCAGGAGTTCCGGTTCCAACCGCACACGCTCGGGGAACTTCTCTTCCAGTGATTGAGCAATGCGGGCATGGAGGAGCCGGCGAGATTTCTTGGGGAGCGTATTGTAGGCCGCTTCTTGGACGAGCATATGTTTAAAGCGATAGCGCGCAAACAATCGTTCCCCCTCCTGCAGAATGAGCCCTGAAGCGACAAACCGATCAAGGGCACTGTGTAGCTGGCTGTCCGTTATCTCAACGGTGGCCCGCAGGAGTTCATAGGTGAATTCCCGCCCGATTGCCGCTCCGATCTGAACAATTTCCTTGATCGGCCCTAATCGGTCCACCCGTTCCATGAGCAACGCTTGGAGACTGTCCGGAATGGCCATGTCCATTAACGGAGCCTTGAGGGTAAAGGCGTCGGCTCCCTCGGTCAGCAATCCGATTTCCAGGAGGTTTTTCGTCAACTCTTCGATGTACAGAGGGACACCGTCCGTCTTCGCCAAAATCGCCTCCTGTACTTCTTGGGGAAGCACCTTTCCTCCCGTCATCGTCGCAATCAGCTCGGCACTCTGCCGGCGCGAAAGCCGACTCAACGTCAGAAATGTGACGTGACTGTATTCCGCCCAGACCGGTCTGAAGTCAGGGCGAAAGGTGATCAGCATCAAGACACGCATCTGCCTGATCCGATCAATGATTCGCGTCGTGAGGTCCAGCGTGCTGGGATCAAGCCAGTGCGCATCCTCCACAATCAGCAACACCGGGGAACGATCCGCCAACCTTCGCAGATACTGCACGAGCGCTTCCAGGGTCATGTCCTTGCGTTTATCGGGCGACAGATTCAACAGCTGGTCCTGTTCACTCCCTTGAATCGAGAGCAGATCCGCAAGCAGGGCAACCGTGATGCGGTCGGCGGGCCCGTTGTCGGCCATAAGCGTGGCAAGCTTCTGCCGTTGCGTGGAAGCGCTGTCTCCATCGGTCAGCCCCGCGGCCTGCCGCAGATACGTCATGACCGGATAGAGTACGGTATTGGTATGGTGCGGTGAGCACTGGGCTTGGATCCTTTCGTAATGGCCGCCCGCCAGTTGGTCACGCAGATGTTGAACCAACCGCGATTTGCCGATGCCGGCCTCACCACACAGAAGAACGACCTGTCCTTCTCCCTCCACTGCCTCGCGCCAACGACCCAAGACAAGAGCCGCTTCGTGCGTTCTGCCTATGAACTGGAATAATCGGCCGGATCGATACGACTCGAACCGGCTGGCTGAGGATGTGGCGCTCACAACCTGCCAGATCTTGACTGGTGTCTCGAACCCCTTGAGAGGGACCGTTCCCCGATCGGTACACTCGAACTCGCCCCCGATCAGACGCTTCGTCACTGAATCAACGATCAATTGATTCGGTGCAGCCAGTCCCTGAAGCCGGGAAGCTAGATTTGGAGTTTCACCGAACACCGACCGTTCCTTGGCGACGTCCTGACCGATGAGTTCGCCCACGATGACAGGACCGGTTGCGATCCCGATTCGCACCGCGACTTCAAACTCCTGATCAGTATAATGCTCACGAGGGAGCGCCCTCACCAACTCCAGCACAGCGAGTCCGGCATGAACCGCGCGCTCCGCGTCGTGCTCATGAGCCTGAGGATATCCAAAATACACCAAGAGTCCGTCACCCATGTATTTTGCGATATAGCCGTTGAATCGGCTGATCGCTTCACTACAGGCATCGAGAAAATGCCGGATAGAGGTTTGCAGATCTTCAGGATCCACCCGGCGAGCCAGCGCCGTTGAACCCACAAGGTCACAAAACATGACCGTCAATTGGCGACGCTCCGCTTGATCTCGGACGGGAGGGAATGGTGTGGCTTCCAGGTCGGTTGCGATGGGAGCTGGCTGACGACCGTCGCTGTCGGCCTGTAGTGACAGGTCTGCGATGGCACGCAGGAGCCTCTTCCGATGGCCGAGCACAACACCCAAAGATGCCAAATCGCTGTCGTTCAGTTCTGGCAAGACGTCCCATGTGATGGCGTTCTGCTGAAAGACTTCTCGATAGTAATCGAGGCCGAGACTGTCCAGCCATGCCGAGACGCGATCATCTATCATGACGGCTCGAGCCTGGATCGGTGAGCGCTGGACCCGGAATCATGGCTGCTTGCAGCCGATGACACCTTGAGCGATAATATCCCCATGATCAACGGTGCTTCCCCAGCGAAGACTAGTCCTCGGAGCATGATCCGACACATCGAATACCGACTCATCTCGATTGGAATGTCGGTGATCGCCTACCTACTCGAAAGAGCCGTTCTACGCTCGATCAAACGGGACGCTGCCGGTCTTTAGAGTCCGCCGAACCGCCGACAGAACAACGCCCCATCAACGTCCCCGCATCAGATCGAAGACCAATCCAAGAGTCAACAGTCCGGCGACAATCCCGAACGTGACCGATATCCAATCTGCAACTGTTCCCGACATGGCCGTGAGTCCGCTGGAGAGGATACTTGCCGCGGCCGCTGAGCCGAGGGCAAGGCGCCGTCCCGTCCGGCGAACCATTTCCTCAAGTGAATTCGCCTGGAAATTCACGACCAGCTTCTGCCCAGGGCGAGCGCCGATCAGATGTTCGATGGCTTCGGTCATCCGCTCGGCTCGTACTTTGAACTTCTGCAGCTGATAGACAAGCGCTTTGGGATCGAGCGAGGCCCCCATACGCTTGATCATGACACGCATCAAAAACTTGCCGGCGACGTCATAGGGGTCAAGTTTCGGATCCAGAGCCGCCGTCGCCAGTTGGACTTGCGCCAACGCCTTGGCGGCGAGCGTCAGCGACGCCGGCATCGGTACGCCGTGTCGAAACGCGATCGCGCTCATCTCCTGCAGCAGCGGTCCGATCTGCATCTCGGCGAGAGCCGCCTTGCGGTACTTCGCCATCACTTCACCGACTTCGCTTTGAAACCGTGGAATATCCAGATCATTACGGCCGGCCGAACCCGTCATCATCAGCGTGACATCGCTAAGAAACGCCACATCTTCCTTCCACAGCGCCATCAGCAACAACATGAGATGTTCCCGTACGTTGGCATCGAGGGTGCCGACCATTCCAAAGTCGAGCAGGTAGATGCGATTTTTCCACCACATGAGATTGCCCGGGTGAGGATCGGCATGGAAGAAGCCGTCAACCATGATTTGTTTGTAGTAACTTTCCAAGAGCTGGCGGGCGGCTTCGATACGTTCCGAACCTTCCGGCGCCTCTGCGATCGGGATACCTTGAATCTCCTCCATCACCAATAATCGGGATGTCGATAGTTCCTGATGCACGGAGGGAACCGCCAACCGGTCATAGTCTGCGAGCACCGTCCGCATCCGCCCGATATTTTCGATTTCCTGGTGAAAGTCGAGTTCCCGGTGGAGCGACGTGGAGAGGTGTTTGAACACCGCCTCCATATTCACCACTTGGTTGAGGGCCTGACGTTGTCCCACCTTCTGGGCGAATATCTCGAGCAGAGCAAGATCCTGTTCGATATCGGCTCGGGCGGTGGGGCGTTGCACTTTCACGACGACTCGGTCGCCGTGTTCGAGTCTGGCCCGATGGACTTGGGCGATAGTCCCGGCCGCGAGTGGTGTGGGGTCGATCGACTCAAACACATCCTCCCACGGCACTCCCAACTCCTGTTCAGCGACTCGAACGACTTCACGCTCGGGCATAGGGGGCACGTGACTCTGCAACATCGTGAGTTCTTCGATGTATTCCGCAGGAAGGAGATCCGGACGGGTCGACAAGACTTGCCCGAGCTTGGAGAAGGTCGGACCCAGTTCCTCCAGCGCCGCGCGTAGGCGCTTAGCCTGCTGGCGGCGCATGACAACGTCCGATTGATCGGGCTGACTAAAGAGCTCTTTGAGGCCATGCTTCGCCATGACCGTCGCGATATGCATGGCTCGTCCCGCCAGGTGAGGCTCAGACGTGTGGGGTTCGCCCAGAGGTTGAACCACGCGCACCGATCGAGCGACCTGCTCACCGGCAGAGGGCAGCGTATTCACAATAATGACGGTGCAATGGGAGTTGTGGCTGATGCGATTCGGAACGTTACCGAGTAAGAACTCCTTTCGTCCGGCCATGCCCGAATTCCCGACGACCAGGACATCTATGGCTTCGCGCTCAGCGGCGCGGACGATTGTCAATGCCGGATCGGGATCAATCGCGACGAGGGCATGCCCTCGCTCTCCGGCCAGCTGCCTCACGACCTGTGCAAGCTCCTCATTCGCGGCAGCAGCCCGTGTCTGCTCAGCTCCACCGAATTCCGTGGTGGTCGGGTGGTGCGGCACAATCACCTGCACAACAAACAGCTCTGCCCCGTAGCGGGCGGCGAATTCGGCGGCCCATCGGACGGCGTGGTCTGCGGTCTTGGAACGGTCCGTGCCCACCATCACACGACCTATGGCGCTGTATCTGGGAGAATCGTCCATTTCGCCCTCGCTCATTTCCGAGATAGCGGCATGTTCGTGCCGGCTTAGGCAACCGAGTATTTCTGTGGCTGTTATTGAGCTGCCTGCTTCAGCTCGTCGATCAGCAGGTCGGCAACCGGCCGGCCCGAAGCCGGATTCTGTCCGCTGATGACAGGGCTATCCACGATGGCAAAGCGCCCACGCCTTGGCGGCTTTCTTGTAGATCGCCTATAGGGATCAATCGGGGTATAGCCTCCACAAGGGCTCACGTAGTCGACCTGATACCCTGCCGCTTCGACTTTCTTGACGAAGTGGACGGCCTCTCCAAGCCACAACCCCCTCGGCCGAACCGTCACAGCCGTTTCTCCTCCAGATCGTAGACATCGAACCAGACGTAGACGGGACGATGGTTCGGGACGAACTTGGGAACATATTCTTCGAGGTACTGCTGAGCCTGGAGACTCATATCGCTCAATCGTGTATCGCGCATCACATTGTTCCATTTCAATACTTCGTCTGGATCCTTGACCTTGGAATGCCCACCGATCCACGTCGCGAGTTCTTCATCGGTCGCTCCCGTCGCAACCATATCCTTAAATTGTTCGGGCGTGATACCAGTGAACGAGAACCATTGACCGGCCAGCGAGCAAGGCCAGTAATTGTACTCGCCATTTATGTCCAGCAAGAACGCGCGACACTTATCTACACAGCGAGCTGCAATGACAAAGCCTCCCAGCTTCTCGCGTG is a genomic window of Candidatus Nitrospira kreftii containing:
- a CDS encoding Universal stress protein, translated to MDDSPRYSAIGRVMVGTDRSKTADHAVRWAAEFAARYGAELFVVQVIVPHHPTTTEFGGAEQTRAAAANEELAQVVRQLAGERGHALVAIDPDPALTIVRAAEREAIDVLVVGNSGMAGRKEFLLGNVPNRISHNSHCTVIIVNTLPSAGEQVARSVRVVQPLGEPHTSEPHLAGRAMHIATVMAKHGLKELFSQPDQSDVVMRRQQAKRLRAALEELGPTFSKLGQVLSTRPDLLPAEYIEELTMLQSHVPPMPEREVVRVAEQELGVPWEDVFESIDPTPLAAGTIAQVHRARLEHGDRVVVKVQRPTARADIEQDLALLEIFAQKVGQRQALNQVVNMEAVFKHLSTSLHRELDFHQEIENIGRMRTVLADYDRLAVPSVHQELSTSRLLVMEEIQGIPIAEAPEGSERIEAARQLLESYYKQIMVDGFFHADPHPGNLMWWKNRIYLLDFGMVGTLDANVREHLMLLLMALWKEDVAFLSDVTLMMTGSAGRNDLDIPRFQSEVGEVMAKYRKAALAEMQIGPLLQEMSAIAFRHGVPMPASLTLAAKALAQVQLATAALDPKLDPYDVAGKFLMRVMIKRMGASLDPKALVYQLQKFKVRAERMTEAIEHLIGARPGQKLVVNFQANSLEEMVRRTGRRLALGSAAAASILSSGLTAMSGTVADWISVTFGIVAGLLTLGLVFDLMRGR
- a CDS encoding hypothetical protein (conserved protein of unknown function); amino-acid sequence: MKANHEKVKTFAKDLRTGYPRSPREKLGGFVIAARCVDKCRAFLLDINGEYNYWPCSLAGQWFSFTGITPEQFKDMVATGATDEELATWIGGHSKVKDPDEVLKWNNVMRDTRLSDMSLQAQQYLEEYVPKFVPNHRPVYVWFDVYDLEEKRL
- a CDS encoding Guanylate cyclase; the protein is MIDDRVSAWLDSLGLDYYREVFQQNAITWDVLPELNDSDLASLGVVLGHRKRLLRAIADLSLQADSDGRQPAPIATDLEATPFPPVRDQAERRQLTVMFCDLVGSTALARRVDPEDLQTSIRHFLDACSEAISRFNGYIAKYMGDGLLVYFGYPQAHEHDAERAVHAGLAVLELVRALPREHYTDQEFEVAVRIGIATGPVIVGELIGQDVAKERSVFGETPNLASRLQGLAAPNQLIVDSVTKRLIGGEFECTDRGTVPLKGFETPVKIWQVVSATSSASRFESYRSGRLFQFIGRTHEAALVLGRWREAVEGEGQVVLLCGEAGIGKSRLVQHLRDQLAGGHYERIQAQCSPHHTNTVLYPVMTYLRQAAGLTDGDSASTQRQKLATLMADNGPADRITVALLADLLSIQGSEQDQLLNLSPDKRKDMTLEALVQYLRRLADRSPVLLIVEDAHWLDPSTLDLTTRIIDRIRQMRVLMLITFRPDFRPVWAEYSHVTFLTLSRLSRRQSAELIATMTGGKVLPQEVQEAILAKTDGVPLYIEELTKNLLEIGLLTEGADAFTLKAPLMDMAIPDSLQALLMERVDRLGPIKEIVQIGAAIGREFTYELLRATVEITDSQLHSALDRFVASGLILQEGERLFARYRFKHMLVQEAAYNTLPKKSRRLLHARIAQSLEEKFPERVRLEPELLAYHFEQAGLTRPAITYWRLAARRDADRSANVEALNHFDHALALLKELPSDTERDALELELLIARGAPMVTVKGYASEEIERNYLRAKELSQKNRDSEHHFLAHWGLWVFRLVRGPLATACDLAEHLLSQANREHNPDMLIRAHESVGSTYFFLGRFNEAKTHLLAAKSLYDPARHRSQALPYTQDPGITARIMLARALWILGEVDQVEVLSREAIGMARELEHPFTLAFTLTTVAWTYSTLREAEKTLHLTEEAIELSTKYSFEVPLAWATSLQGWALAEKGEEQGLDRFVKGLSATRAAGASLNNTFTLSLLAELYLRQKRIDEGLSVLSEALKLVCSQGERCWQAELLRLKGELLLEQSEPSVSVAEQCFVEALKVAQDQHANMLELRVAVSMARLLRTLHRPDAAKRVLHPVCSQFQKRVATPDLIEARNILEQLGM